The following proteins come from a genomic window of Thermoproteus sp.:
- a CDS encoding nucleoside phosphorylase: MPYHIRAEVGEVAETVIGVGDPARAELFAGLIGARLVNSHRYLVYTGLYGGFPVTIVAHGIGAPSAAIALEELRRLGMKRFVRIGTAGALAGLKVGDVVVASAAVAAHRGGIYSAYMGDACPPLAPSPLFTAKIYEGLRRLGAVLAPVVSSDAFYAESGEADRWKSWGAVAVEMECAAAMMLGWLRGFDTACVLVISNVVGREETVDLRDRFVEVFKAVLDVIRGSYSSPLSSDGP, encoded by the coding sequence ATGCCGTACCACATAAGGGCGGAAGTAGGCGAAGTAGCCGAGACCGTAATAGGGGTCGGGGACCCGGCCAGGGCTGAGCTCTTCGCGGGCCTCATAGGGGCCAGGCTCGTAAATTCCCACCGGTATTTAGTCTACACGGGGCTCTATGGGGGGTTCCCCGTCACTATAGTCGCACATGGCATAGGCGCCCCCTCGGCCGCGATAGCTCTAGAGGAGTTGAGGCGGCTGGGCATGAAGAGATTTGTGAGGATCGGGACTGCAGGCGCGCTAGCGGGCTTGAAGGTGGGCGACGTAGTCGTGGCCTCGGCCGCGGTGGCCGCACATAGGGGAGGCATATATTCGGCCTATATGGGAGACGCCTGTCCTCCTTTGGCGCCGTCGCCCCTATTTACGGCGAAGATATACGAAGGCCTGAGGCGCCTAGGCGCAGTCTTGGCCCCCGTGGTCTCTAGCGACGCCTTCTATGCGGAGTCGGGCGAGGCGGATAGGTGGAAGTCGTGGGGCGCCGTCGCCGTCGAGATGGAGTGCGCCGCCGCGATGATGTTGGGGTGGCTTAGAGGTTTCGATACGGCGTGCGTCTTGGTGATAAGCAACGTGGTGGGCAGAGAGGAGACTGTAGACCTTCGAGATAGGTTCGTCGAGGTGTTTAAAGCGGTGCTAGACGTCATTAGGGGTTCTTATTCGTCACCTCTCAGTAGCGACGGCCCGTGA
- the hsp20 gene encoding archaeal heat shock protein Hsp20, translating into MSIFDDFDRMIKRWQKFFEELERQIDEEFQRLTEPRYQGRGRPRFYYYGFEITMGPDGKPVVREFGNVRPRRGEGAGIEVVDEIEPLTDVVEDDGKIKVVVEMPGVDKEDIKVRLSNDNRVLIVSASGKDRKYYKEIPLPGEVLPDKTKATYRNGVLVVELEKKDKSKGGFEIKVE; encoded by the coding sequence ATGTCGATCTTTGATGATTTCGATAGGATGATCAAGAGGTGGCAGAAGTTCTTCGAGGAGCTCGAACGGCAGATAGACGAGGAGTTCCAAAGGCTCACCGAGCCGAGATATCAAGGCAGGGGCAGGCCTAGGTTTTACTACTACGGCTTCGAGATAACCATGGGCCCCGACGGGAAGCCCGTAGTCAGAGAGTTCGGCAATGTGAGGCCCAGGAGGGGCGAGGGGGCCGGGATCGAGGTCGTAGACGAAATAGAGCCTCTGACCGATGTGGTGGAGGACGACGGCAAGATAAAAGTCGTCGTGGAGATGCCCGGCGTAGATAAGGAGGACATAAAGGTGAGGTTGAGCAACGACAATAGGGTCCTCATAGTCAGCGCGTCGGGCAAGGACAGGAAGTACTATAAGGAGATCCCGTTGCCGGGGGAGGTCCTGCCCGATAAGACTAAGGCGACTTATAGAAACGGCGTGTTGGTGGTCGAGCTCGAAAAGAAGGATAAATCTAAGGGCGGCTTCGAGATAAAGGTCGAATAG